The Blastopirellula marina genome includes a region encoding these proteins:
- a CDS encoding DUF1553 domain-containing protein — protein sequence MWLKNIAFITLATITLASLANWLLMPPRVQALEQPVVARTNDFDLARQAVDRQFQQTWDEHDLQPASQADDLVIARRLSLGIVGTIPSLEEIRLLEQRPDVDRLQWWVDYLLNDRRYGDYMAERLSRAYVGTENGPFLIFRKRRFVTWLSDQLMANRPYDMLTRDLISETGLWTDHPAVNFVTATVDQDGTKEPDVARLAGRLTRAFLATRIDCVQCHDDNLGGDLKQSDFHELASFFREAQNSFVGITDKKGRPYDFKYLYADEEVTVPAQVPFNRDLLEESGGTLRQRLANWVTHPENKPFARAIVNRVWAIVTGRPLVEPVDDIPLEGSFEKGTLPAGMEPLVNDFIDHDFDLKRLIRLIASTEVFQLDSRADHEITAQHEKLWASYPVSRLRPEQVIGSINQASSLHTLNAESHVLTRLITFGETNDFLKRYGDAGEDEFSLDAGTIPQRLLMMNGNLVNERTKENFIRNSATKISQLAPDDASGIETAFLCVLTRRPTEQESEHFQAKLKNEELRTRRTQDFEDIFWALMNCTEFAWNH from the coding sequence ATGTGGTTGAAAAACATTGCGTTCATAACGCTGGCAACCATAACGTTGGCTTCACTGGCCAATTGGTTATTGATGCCGCCCAGGGTACAAGCTCTTGAGCAGCCGGTGGTGGCTCGGACCAATGATTTCGATTTGGCCCGCCAGGCGGTCGATCGACAGTTCCAGCAGACGTGGGATGAGCACGACTTGCAACCTGCTTCCCAGGCGGACGATCTAGTCATTGCGCGGCGTCTCTCGCTGGGAATAGTTGGTACGATACCCTCGCTCGAAGAGATTCGCCTGCTCGAGCAGCGACCCGATGTCGATCGTTTACAGTGGTGGGTCGATTACTTGCTGAACGATCGCCGCTACGGTGATTACATGGCCGAACGCTTGTCGCGCGCTTATGTAGGAACTGAGAACGGTCCGTTTCTGATTTTTCGTAAGCGCCGGTTTGTCACATGGCTGAGTGATCAACTCATGGCCAATCGTCCGTACGACATGTTGACGCGTGACTTGATCTCGGAAACAGGGCTTTGGACCGATCACCCGGCGGTCAACTTCGTCACCGCAACGGTCGACCAAGACGGCACGAAAGAACCCGATGTGGCACGCTTGGCGGGGAGACTAACCCGAGCTTTCCTGGCGACCCGGATCGACTGCGTGCAATGTCACGATGACAACCTGGGAGGCGATCTAAAGCAAAGCGATTTCCACGAATTGGCTTCCTTCTTTCGCGAAGCACAAAACTCCTTCGTCGGGATCACCGACAAGAAGGGACGTCCTTACGACTTCAAGTACCTGTATGCGGACGAAGAGGTTACCGTTCCAGCTCAAGTTCCCTTCAACCGAGACTTACTGGAAGAAAGTGGTGGCACGCTTCGTCAGCGGCTCGCGAACTGGGTGACCCATCCTGAGAATAAGCCGTTCGCTCGAGCGATTGTCAATCGAGTTTGGGCCATTGTAACGGGACGTCCTCTGGTCGAGCCGGTCGATGACATTCCCCTGGAAGGAAGTTTCGAGAAAGGAACTCTGCCTGCCGGAATGGAACCACTAGTGAACGACTTTATCGATCATGATTTCGATTTGAAGCGTTTGATTCGTTTGATCGCTTCAACCGAAGTTTTCCAGCTCGACAGTCGCGCCGATCATGAGATCACGGCTCAGCACGAAAAGCTCTGGGCCTCGTACCCGGTAAGTCGACTGCGACCCGAGCAGGTGATTGGCAGTATCAACCAAGCTTCGTCGCTCCATACACTCAATGCGGAAAGTCACGTTCTGACGCGATTGATCACTTTCGGCGAAACGAATGATTTTCTGAAACGCTATGGAGATGCTGGCGAAGATGAATTCAGTCTCGATGCTGGAACGATCCCACAACGATTATTGATGATGAATGGAAACTTGGTGAACGAGCGAACCAAGGAGAATTTCATTCGAAATTCGGCGACCAAGATTTCTCAGCTTGCCCCCGACGATGCTTCAGGAATCGAAACCGCATTTCTCTGCGTCTTGACCCGACGACCGACGGAGCAGGAAAGTGAGCACTTTCAAGCGAAGCTCAAGAATGAAGAACTTCGCACGCGGCGCACCCAAGACTTCGAAGACATTTTCTGGGCTTTGATGAACTGCACCGAATTTGCCTGGAACCACTAA
- a CDS encoding DUF4013 domain-containing protein, which yields MSAVNSSWQAKELVLTKPSFSPSGLNSGDTGLVASESASPPRSGLIVRVAAGLVNAWEWCFGAISMIVILAFLATVPILNLMSLGYLLEVGGRIARTGKFSQGFIGIRKAARIGSIVAGAWLMFLPLRLLSDAWQSAWLIDPTSQQTRVLWFVTMIATGMVGLHVAWACYRGGRLRHFIWPAPIRFFKTIFHGGMYRHAREGTLSFIKELHLWHYFSLGVRGFFGTLAWLLAPVVWMIGARQISEPGIAFVVSLPGMVMFAFVLLYLPFLQAHFADENRFKALFELGTVRRLFRQAPLAWWSALLITLLFALPLYLLKVEMIDREIAWLPSLLFVVFIFPARLLAGWALARAKKREQPAHFLLRWLSRFAAIPVVFSYIFFMYLFLYISWRGADSLLEQHAFLVPVPFLGA from the coding sequence ATGTCCGCGGTGAACTCATCTTGGCAAGCAAAAGAACTGGTTCTCACCAAACCAAGCTTTTCCCCAAGTGGGCTTAATTCGGGCGACACCGGCCTAGTAGCTAGCGAGTCCGCCTCCCCGCCACGGAGCGGCTTGATCGTGCGTGTCGCCGCAGGTCTTGTGAACGCTTGGGAGTGGTGTTTCGGTGCGATCTCGATGATCGTAATCCTTGCCTTTTTGGCGACGGTACCTATTCTAAATTTAATGAGCCTGGGTTATCTGCTGGAAGTCGGGGGGCGAATCGCCCGGACGGGCAAATTCTCTCAAGGCTTCATTGGGATTCGCAAAGCAGCCCGAATTGGAAGTATCGTGGCCGGGGCATGGTTGATGTTCCTGCCGTTGCGCTTGCTTTCCGACGCTTGGCAGAGTGCCTGGTTGATTGACCCAACTAGCCAGCAAACGCGGGTCCTGTGGTTCGTCACGATGATCGCAACCGGAATGGTTGGATTGCACGTGGCGTGGGCCTGTTATCGCGGCGGCCGACTTCGTCATTTTATCTGGCCCGCCCCGATTCGTTTTTTTAAGACCATCTTTCACGGCGGCATGTATCGCCATGCCCGTGAGGGTACTTTGTCCTTTATCAAGGAACTCCATCTATGGCATTATTTCTCGCTGGGTGTTCGCGGATTCTTCGGCACCTTAGCTTGGCTTTTGGCACCAGTCGTGTGGATGATCGGAGCACGTCAAATTTCCGAACCAGGGATTGCGTTTGTGGTCAGCCTGCCCGGTATGGTGATGTTCGCCTTTGTCCTGTTGTACTTACCGTTCCTTCAAGCTCACTTCGCCGACGAAAATCGATTTAAAGCGTTATTTGAGTTAGGGACGGTCAGACGATTGTTCCGCCAGGCTCCACTTGCTTGGTGGTCGGCACTTCTGATTACGCTGCTGTTCGCCTTGCCGCTTTACCTTCTCAAGGTCGAGATGATCGATCGCGAGATCGCCTGGCTCCCTAGCTTGCTCTTCGTGGTCTTTATCTTTCCTGCCCGCCTGTTAGCGGGATGGGCATTGGCTCGGGCCAAGAAGCGAGAACAGCCCGCCCACTTCCTTCTGCGATGGTTGAGCCGGTTCGCCGCGATCCCGGTTGTGTTTTCGTACATCTTCTTCATGTATTTGTTCCTGTACATCTCTTGGCGTGGAGCAGATAGCCTGCTGGAACAACACGCGTTCCTTGTTCCGGTTCCCTTCCTGGGCGCCTAA
- a CDS encoding DUF1501 domain-containing protein, with amino-acid sequence MNHFSHMLGPEGCGTRSHFSRRTLLGAGAGLAWLTPLSQVLAAASQQEKRRPKSVIVLWMQGGPSQLETWDPHPGKKIGGDAKAIDTSVKGLKIANSMPLSAEVMDQVSLLRCVTSKEGDHERATYNMQTGYRPDPTLIHPVIGAVLCHELSAKGVEIPRHVSIFPEAFSARGGFLGNKYDAFKMYDPSGPLPDLPKRVSEVRFDARMSDLNVLESSFAKGRRSDLETNKTLHQEMVNRATTMMTSDQIAAFNINDVSRSEKESFGDSPFGRGCLCATQLIETGVRCVQVTLGGWDTHANNHELQSARAATLDAGLAATIKRLKERDQFDDTIVLCGGEFGRTPNINPAAGRDHWPHGFSVVLAGGGIRRGTVFGETDPEGTKITPETKGAVRVEDIHATIHTALGINFHNYYQTPIGRPMAICEGKPIAEVLADV; translated from the coding sequence ATGAATCACTTCTCGCACATGCTCGGTCCGGAGGGTTGTGGAACTCGAAGCCACTTCAGTCGACGAACGCTCTTAGGGGCAGGTGCCGGTCTAGCCTGGTTAACGCCGCTGTCGCAAGTGCTTGCTGCTGCGTCACAGCAAGAGAAAAGGCGGCCAAAGTCGGTGATTGTTCTGTGGATGCAAGGAGGCCCCAGCCAACTCGAAACTTGGGATCCGCATCCAGGGAAGAAGATTGGCGGTGATGCAAAAGCGATCGACACTTCGGTAAAAGGTTTGAAGATTGCCAACTCAATGCCTCTTTCCGCCGAGGTAATGGATCAAGTCTCACTCCTGCGCTGCGTGACGAGCAAAGAAGGGGACCACGAACGAGCGACTTACAACATGCAGACAGGCTACCGCCCCGATCCAACACTGATTCATCCCGTGATCGGAGCGGTGCTTTGCCACGAGCTTTCCGCGAAAGGTGTTGAGATTCCACGTCACGTTTCCATTTTTCCCGAGGCTTTCTCGGCCCGCGGCGGGTTCCTAGGGAACAAGTACGATGCCTTCAAAATGTACGATCCATCCGGGCCGCTCCCAGATCTTCCCAAGCGAGTCTCGGAGGTTCGCTTCGATGCGCGGATGAGCGATCTGAATGTCTTAGAGAGTTCCTTTGCCAAAGGACGCCGGAGCGATTTGGAAACGAACAAGACACTTCATCAAGAAATGGTCAATCGCGCGACCACCATGATGACATCTGATCAGATCGCTGCCTTCAACATCAACGATGTTTCGAGATCCGAGAAGGAGTCCTTCGGCGATTCGCCCTTTGGACGCGGTTGCCTATGTGCAACACAACTGATCGAAACTGGCGTCCGTTGCGTTCAGGTCACGCTAGGCGGGTGGGACACGCATGCGAACAATCACGAATTGCAATCGGCCCGAGCCGCAACGCTCGACGCTGGACTTGCCGCGACCATCAAACGATTGAAAGAACGCGATCAATTCGACGATACGATTGTCCTTTGTGGGGGCGAGTTCGGCCGGACGCCCAACATCAATCCTGCTGCTGGCCGCGATCATTGGCCACATGGGTTCAGCGTAGTGCTGGCCGGCGGTGGAATTCGACGAGGAACCGTTTTCGGCGAGACCGATCCCGAAGGAACGAAGATTACCCCAGAGACGAAAGGGGCCGTGCGAGTCGAAGATATCCATGCCACCATTCACACGGCGCTAGGGATCAACTTCCATAATTACTACCAAACGCCTATCGGGCGTCCTATGGCGATCTGCGAAGGAAAGCCTATCGCAGAGGTGTTAGCTGACGTCTAA
- a CDS encoding S41 family peptidase, with product MPRGNLIAICLTFVIALICYQSTAYSRYALMFQQGMQTISDFYVRPVGEEELFDAAMEGLTSPLDQNSVYIPPAHYSDFRRELGQEFGGIGVQVDFNEDKRQMVIITPLAGAPAYKAGIQAGDIVLAIDGVDLNGEDFDTSLERLHGERGTPVTLTVKHIGEEEPVDITVTRANIMVESVMGDTHGKDGKWNFFLINHPKIGYIRVDSFGDRTAEDFKAALEEIPKDAEGLIIDVRGNAGGYLNAAIQMVDMFIESGDIVTTRSRDNQIREVYRANSSHTIVPQDLPVVVMVNRFSASASEIFAAALQDHDRATVIGERSFGKGTVQSIFPFPLDADSRALKITTATYWRPNGTNIHRFPDAKEEDDWGVRPDEGWELDLDDETLKKVIRARRLHDIDRTNFADPSLAEGREISDDEQSLLDFEDPQMQMAVEVIEKAEK from the coding sequence ATGCCGCGTGGAAATCTGATCGCGATTTGTTTGACGTTTGTGATTGCGCTAATTTGCTATCAATCGACGGCGTATTCTCGCTATGCGTTGATGTTCCAACAGGGGATGCAGACGATTTCCGACTTTTATGTTCGACCGGTTGGAGAAGAGGAACTGTTCGATGCGGCGATGGAAGGACTCACTTCGCCCCTTGATCAAAACTCGGTCTATATTCCGCCGGCGCATTACTCCGACTTCCGCCGCGAGTTAGGGCAAGAATTCGGTGGAATTGGCGTCCAGGTTGATTTTAACGAAGACAAACGGCAGATGGTGATCATCACACCCCTTGCAGGTGCCCCAGCATATAAAGCTGGAATTCAAGCGGGCGATATCGTACTGGCAATCGATGGGGTCGATCTGAACGGAGAAGACTTCGACACTTCCTTAGAACGCTTACACGGGGAACGTGGCACCCCGGTAACGCTGACCGTGAAGCATATTGGCGAGGAAGAGCCGGTCGATATCACTGTCACCCGCGCCAACATTATGGTCGAGTCGGTGATGGGGGACACACACGGCAAAGATGGCAAATGGAACTTCTTCCTCATCAATCATCCCAAGATTGGCTACATTCGTGTCGATTCCTTTGGCGATCGCACGGCGGAAGACTTCAAAGCAGCTCTGGAAGAGATCCCCAAAGACGCCGAGGGGCTGATCATTGATGTTCGCGGTAATGCGGGCGGTTACTTGAACGCAGCGATCCAGATGGTCGACATGTTCATCGAATCTGGTGATATCGTTACAACCCGCAGTCGCGATAATCAAATCCGAGAAGTTTATCGCGCGAATAGCAGCCACACGATTGTGCCTCAGGACTTACCGGTGGTGGTCATGGTAAATCGCTTTAGCGCTAGTGCGAGCGAGATTTTCGCGGCCGCCCTCCAAGATCACGATCGAGCAACCGTAATTGGTGAACGATCATTCGGAAAGGGAACCGTTCAAAGCATCTTTCCATTCCCTTTGGATGCCGATAGCCGTGCTCTGAAGATCACCACGGCCACGTATTGGCGTCCCAACGGTACCAACATTCATCGCTTCCCCGATGCCAAAGAGGAAGACGACTGGGGCGTCCGCCCGGATGAAGGTTGGGAATTGGACCTCGACGACGAAACGTTGAAAAAAGTCATCCGCGCGCGGCGTCTACACGACATCGATCGCACCAACTTCGCCGATCCTTCCCTGGCGGAAGGTCGTGAAATCTCGGATGACGAACAATCCCTCCTCGACTTTGAAGATCCGCAGATGCAGATGGCGGTCGAAGTGATTGAGAAAGCCGAGAAGTAG